In one Cyclopterus lumpus isolate fCycLum1 chromosome 24, fCycLum1.pri, whole genome shotgun sequence genomic region, the following are encoded:
- the LOC117727557 gene encoding C-C chemokine receptor type 1-like, translated as MDQLNSSVVTSNISSPGYPPLTSWFSDLIASVVLSFCFLLGVPGNIAVITLRPNWEHLSDLSQILMLNLAVSDLLCLLTLPLWIYTLLYSWTFGLVTCKLLAYLVYCSLYGSLLTVTVLSVQRYLQWFDS; from the exons ATGGACCAACTCAACTCCTCTGTGGTCACGTCTAATATCTCCTCTCCTGGATATCCACCTCTTACCTCCTGGTTCTCCGATCTGATCGCTTCGGTGGTGCTgtccttttgtttccttctgggAGTTCCTGGAAACATCGCCGTGATCACCCTCAGACCAAACTGGGAGCACCTGTCCGATCTGAGTCAGATTTTGATGCTGAATTTGGCCGTTTCAGACTTGCTCTGCCTGCTCACTCTGCCGCTGTGGATTTACACTTTACTGTACAGCTGGACCTTCGGCCTTGTGACCTGTAAGCTGCTGGCGTACCTTGTCTACTGCAGCCTTTATGGCAGCCTGCTGACTGTGACGGTGCTGAGTGTCCAGCGCTACCTACAG TGGTTCGACAGCTGA
- the LOC117727556 gene encoding serine protease 23-like — MGFNHYLCLLLCAAALTVSEVFGKDESNEVHWWTRQSLPLLLDTHTQPLKTPLFSGREEDDDKSVRKDTLCGIECQSSLPPMDQNEQERILGYETMHENGTRTHTDISLQGFNKTSAGTPAHSPARTRRKRQVYGTDGRFVISDSHFITNYPFSTAVRLSTGCSGVLISQKHVLTAAHCIHDGRDYLESARKLRVGVLQLKTKRRRSGMRVGGRRRSGRKEVEDQIMEEGEDQNSLDGDLVSGTRGGKGRRRRGRKEGEEDAADGRSTGDRQRRGRSGKLKGLRRTRRSASEPKEQSVLRWTRVKQTRIPQGWIQTKTSTSSVSPDYDYALLELKRPLKQKFMELGVAPSPAPLARIHFSGYDADKSLLDGRGNEKVVYRFCSVANQSDDLMYQHCDAQPGATGAGVYVRLRQEVGEEGRKGKWQRRVIGVFSGHRRVEGKGGEQRVFNVAVRITPPKYAQICHWIHGDPNLCKEV, encoded by the coding sequence ATGGGGTTCAATCACTATCTGTGTCTGCTGCTCTGTGCGGCAGCCCTGACAGTTTCGGAGGTTTTTGGTAAAGATGAGAGCAACGAGGTGCACTGGTGGACCAGGCAGAGCCTCccgctgctgctggacacacacacacagcctctaaAGACGCCCTTGTTCAGCGGGcgagaggaggacgacgacaaGAGTGTTCGGAAAGACACTCTCTGTGGGATAGAGTGTCAAAGCAGCCTACCACCTATGGACCAGAATGAACAAGAGAGGATTCTGGGATATGAGACAATGCATGAGAATGGCACTCGCACTCATACAGATATCAGTTTGCAGGGCTTTAACAAGACGTCTGCAGGAACACCAGCCCACTCACCAGCTCGCACCCGCAGGAAACGACAGGTTTATGGAACAGATGGACGCTTTGTGATCTCCGATTCTCATTTCATCACCAACTATCCTTTCTCTACCGCTGTCCGCCTCTCCACGGGCTGCTCCGGAGTCCTAATATCCCAGAAACACGTGCTGACAGCGGCACACTGCATCCATGATGGGAGGGACTACCTAGAGAGTGCCAGAAAGCTTAGAGTAGGGGTGTTGCAGCTCAAGACTAAAAGGAGAAGAAGTGGGATGAGGGTAGGAGGGCGAcggaggagtgggaggaaagaAGTTGAGGATCAGATAATGGAGGAAGGTGAGGATCAGAACAGTCTTGATGGAGATCTAGTGAGTGGGACACGGGGAGGCAAGGGCAGGAGGCGCaggggaagaaaagagggtgaggaggatgCGGCTGATGGCAGGAGTACAGGTGACCGACAGAGACGAGGACGATCTGGGAAGCTAAAAGGTCTCAGACGTACACGACGTAGTGCTTCTGAACCCAAGGAGCAGTCCGTCTTACGCTGGACTCGAGTTAAACAGACCAGAATCCCTCAAGGATGGATCCAAACCAAGACCTCCACAAGCTCGGTGTCCCCTGACTACGATTACGCTCTTCTGGAGCTGAAACGACCCCTTAAACAGAAGTTCATGGAGTTGGGAGTGGCGCCCTCCCCCGCCCCGCTGGCACGGATCCACTTCTCAGGCTACGACGCTGACAAGAGCCTGCTGGACGGGCGCGGAAATGAGAAGGTGGTTTACCGGTTTTGTTCCGTGGCAAACCAGTCGGACGATTTGATGTACCAGCACTGCGACGCTCAGCCGGGCGCCACAGGTGCAGGCGTTTACGTCCGgctgagacaggaagtgggagaGGAAGGCAGGAAGGGGAAGTGGCAGCGGAGGGTGATCGGGGTGTTTTCTGGCCATCGGCGGGtggaggggaagggaggggagcaGAGGGTGTTTAATGTCGCGGTGAGGATTACGCCACCCAAATATGCACAGATCTGTCACTGGATCCATGGAGATCCAAATCTCTGTAAAGAGGTTTGA